A genomic region of Mustela erminea isolate mMusErm1 chromosome 12, mMusErm1.Pri, whole genome shotgun sequence contains the following coding sequences:
- the PRPF4 gene encoding U4/U6 small nuclear ribonucleoprotein Prp4 isoform X2 produces the protein MLSFIFDRSGLCKLWSVPDCNLLHTLRGHNTNVGAIVFHPKSTVSLDQKDVNLASCAADGSVKLWSLDSDEPVADIEGHTVRVARVMWHPSGRFLGTTCYDRSWRLWDLEAQEEILHQEGHSMGVYDIAFHQDGSLAGTGGLDAFGRVWDLRTGRCIMFLEGHLKEIYGINFSPNGYHIATGSGDNTCKVWDLRQRRCVYTIPAHQNLVTGVKFEPIHGNFLLTGAYDNTAKIWTHPGWSPLKTLAGHEGKVMGLDISSDGQLIATCSYDRTFKLWMAE, from the exons GCCATAACACAAATGTAGGAGCAATTGTATTCCATCCAAAATCCACTGTTTCCTTGGACCAAAAAGATGTCAATCTGGCCTCTTGTGCTGCTGATGGTTCTGTGAAGCTTTGGAGCCTTGACAG TGATGAACCAGTGGCGGATATTGAAGGCCATACAGTGCGTGTGGCTCGTGTAATGTGGCATCCATCAGGGCGTTTCTTGGGCACCACCTG CTATGACCGCTCATGGCGCTTATGGGATTTGGAGGCTCAAGAAGAGATCCTGCATCAGGAAGGCCACAGCATGGGCGTGTATGACATTGCCTTCCATCAAGATGGCTCTTTGGCTGGCACTGG GGGACTGGATGCATTTGGTCGTGTTTGGGATCTGCGCACAGGACGGTGTATCATGTTCCTAGAAGGCCACCTGAAGGAAATCTATGGAATAAATTTCTCCCCCAATGG CTACCACATTGCAACCGGCAGCGGTGACAACACTTGCAAAGTGTGGGACCTTCGACAGCGGCGTTGTGTCTATACCATCCCTGCCCATCAGAACTTAGTGACTGGTGTCAAGTTTGAGC CTATCCATGGGAATTTCTTGCTCACTGGTGCTTATGATAACACCGCCAAGATCTGGACCCACCCAGGCTGGTCCCCACTGAAGACTCTGGCTGGCCATGAAGGCAAAGTGATGGGCCTAGACATTTCTTCTGATGGGCAACTCATAGCCACTTGCTCATATGACAGGACCTTCAAGCTCTGGATGGCTGAATAG